The following nucleotide sequence is from Bacteroidota bacterium.
CATTTGGCAGATGCAGGACGGCCAACCTATAGAGCTTACTGCTTCGGGTATGGTTCCCGGAGGTGGCTTCATTCAACTGGACGGGAGCACTCAAAGTGTTAACGTGACACATGCTGCAGATTTGCAAATGTCCAGAGATTTTACTTACGAGATGTGGGTTTATCCCACTTCTACCGGTGGGAAGCAAACCTATTTTGCTAATGGTACTGATGGCTGGTATTCTCCAAAGACAATCTTACTCAGACAGGAGAGTTCGAAAATCTCATGTTCCATAAATGGTGAAACATTCCAAATTACCTATGCACCACCCCAGAACTCATGGACACACCTGGCGCTTATCCGCTCGGGCAGCACAATATCACTTTACGCCAACGCGAACAAAATAGGTGATTTCACAACAACGTCCAATTCAACAATCTTGCCGAATTCAGGATTGTTCATCGGAAGGACAGATAGCCCTTCTAATTTTTTTAAAGGTAGCATTGACGAATTCAGGTTTTGGAACAACAAATCGCTTACGGAAACCGAGCTGAGAAACTGGATGTATATTGAAGTTACACCTTCACATCCGTCTTACTCTTTTCTCACGGTGTATTTGCAATTCAATGTGGGCAGACATCTGATCGACTCCAAAGGCGCTCACACAGTCACTGACCAAGGCGGATGCTTGTCTTTACCCGCTAATACATATACCTACAACTGGTCGGGACCCAATTCGCCTACTGCAACTACAAATGAAATATCGACATCCACTGCCGGCGTTAATCTACCTGCTCAATACAGGGTGAGTTGCACAGATGCAGCGGGATGCACATCTCAGCAATCAGTTCCGGTCAACATTAAAGCCTATGCCAATCCGGGCGGTCTGCCTGCGTACAACACACTACTGTGGCTGTGCGCTGATAAAGGTGTATCCGGCAATGGAACGATAACAAGCTGGGTAGATCAGGGTTTGAAATCACACATATTGAATCAAGCCACAGCCGCGTCTCAACCGGCAATCAATACAACATCGAAACTCATTAATTATAATCCCAGTCTTACATTCGACGGTACAAATGATTTTATGAAGTGTAATGAAGGTATTTTAGGAACGGCGCAATATAATAGCCTGCATGTGTTCACGGTTAAAAAAAATAAGCTTATTACGACGGAAGTCCTTTTTTCCGAAGTTTGCTCTCCTGAGCTTATCAGCGCTCACCTGCCATGGAATGATGGCCGTATTTATTTTGATGCCGGAGGTGTCACATACAACCGCTCCAGCGTGCCATGGGGGAGTGTAAACAACATTCCCAATACTTGGGAACTCGGGTTTGAAAAAATCAGTAATACTGAGGTAATCTGCCGTGATGGAAAAAATATATTTCAGGCAAATGCTACGACCGCCCTTCCTTTTATCGGAACAAATCAACCTTTTTTATTGGGAACGTCAGGTGCCGCGAATTATTCATCAATGGACTTGTCAGAATTTTTCATTTATGCAGGCACCATCAGCGAAAATGAGCGCCAGCGGGTGCAGTCGTATTTTGCAATAAAGTATGGCATCAGTCTTGACCAGACCACTCCCACAAACTATTTGGCAAGCGATGGTACTCTAATCTGGGATGCAACTGCAAACGCCGGCTATAACTACCACATTACAGGCATCGGCCTCGACCGTCTGAGTGGGCTTTGCCAGAAACAAAGCCGCAACAGCGACAGCACTGCCAATGGAAACATGCTTGCCGTGGGTTTGGGTGAAGTTCTCTTCAGTAACATGTTTAGCGGTTATAAGTTTTCATCCGATAAGAATTTTGTTTTGTGGGGCGACAACGGGGCGCAGGGAACACGTATCCTTAATGTGTACAATGGAAACGTAATTATTCCGCAAAGTTGCCTTAGCCGTACCTGGAAAGCGGGCGTTACAGGCGATTTAAATGCTGTTCAGTTGAAGTTCTTCTTAAAAGACATCGCGAATGCGGCAAGCAAAGATGTGTTCAAACTGCTCATAAGTCCTTCTCCGGATTTTGACCCGGCTCAGTGTAACCCAATTGAGGCAAGCGCCTGGGACAACAATACAGGAGAACTTACTTTTGATGGGGTAATATTTACCGATGGTAATTATTTTACGGTGGTGGTCGGTTCTCCGGGACCGGGCGGTCTGCCACTCGCTAATACTCGATTGTGGCTTAAAGCAGATGCAGATATCGCCGCAAACAACAACCTAGTAAATCAATGGAAAGATCAAAGTCAGAATGGATTTATCATCGAGCAAAATTTCGCTAACTCACAGCCTACTATAAATGCTTCATCTTCTTTAATGAACTACAATCCAACAATAAGGTTCGATGGCAGCGACGATTATATGAAACTTGATGGAGGTATTCTCGGAACGGCCGTATATAACAATATGCAGATATTTGCTGTCAAGGTTGCACATGGAATTCAAAATGACCATTTGTTCTATGAGAATTGCATTCCTGATCGTTTATGTGCACATATGCCATGGAATGATGCGAATATCTATTACGATGCCGGCGATGGTAATCCCGCTACAAACCGTGGATATTGCAATTGGGGCGGCACAATTGATGTTCCATATATTTGGGAATTAGGCTTTAGTAATAGTTCGAAGGAAAAATCAATATTCCGAAATGGCGTAAGAATAGGGTATAACAACAGTAATTCAACAATAGCTTTTCAGGGACAGGGAAATTCATTTTATTTGGGGACTTCCGCTGGAAATACGGGATATTCAAAAATGGATTTAGCTGAGCTGATCATGTATTCAGGAACTTTATCCGATAATGAACGGTTAAGGATTCAATCTTACCTGTCGCTCAAATACGGTGTCAGCCTCGACCAAACAACACCAACAAATTATCTTGCCGGCAATGGCGTTGTAATATGGGATGCTGCTGCAAACAGCGCTTATAATTTCAATGTAACAGGTATTGGTCGCGACGATGCGAACAAACTGTATCAGAAACAAAGCCGCAACAGCAATGCTGCTGTTTCCGGAAATATGATTGCCATCGGTCTTGGGTCGATAGAAACTGACAATATTTCTAATTCCGGAGAATTTTATGATGACCTCAACTTTATGATATGGGGCGATAATGGCGCAGCAACCAATTTAGTTGCTGCCAATCTGCCTCCCGAATTAGTCACAACAAGTATGCGGCTCTCAAGGCAATGGAAAGTATCCGTTACAGGTTATGATTATCCTGTACAGATGAAATTCTTTCTGACCGGCATTGTAGATCCTGCAATAACAGGCGATCTTGTGTTGCTAATTGATGATGATGGCAATTTCACAAATGGCGGGACCCGCGAAATAAGCCTCACATCGTGGGACATCAATACCAACGAAGCAATATTCGATTATGTGGGTTTAGAAAATGGTGCATATTTTACACTTGCTGTGCTGCCAAAAAGCCCGGGTGGTGTGCCCATGGCCGATATAAAGCTTTGGCTTAAAGCCAATGATGGCCTTATTAAGAATGGTGTTCTGGCTAATGGGGTAACCGAGTGGTCTGATAGATCGGGAAAGGGCAATGGTCTTACCTCTTCAGTGAATCCGGCGTACCGGCCGTCAAACTTTTCTGACAAGCTGATCAACTACAATCCTACGGTCAGTTTCGACGGCTCCAATGATTATTTGTACAAGAGTGGGGGCATACTTGGAAATTCCACTTATACAGGTACAGAGGTTTTTGCAGTGAATTCAAGTAAAAAAATAAAAGAGCAATATGTGTTCAGCGAAGCATGTAATACGCAATCGTATTCTCTTGCCCTGCCATGTGCTAATAATGGTGCCTATTATTCTTTGGGCAATGCAAATACACAGATTTATGCTCCGGACTGGGAAGGAACGTTGGGTACACCATACATCTGGAATTGCGAAAGCTCAACCACACAATCAGGTTCATTTAGTATTAACAAAAATGGAATGATGCTGCCGACAAGTGCGGGTAGCGCGGCCCAAAACGTCACAGGTAACGGCAGCCCGCTTTATATTGGAAGTGATGCTAATGGCAGCTATGCCGAAATGGACTTGTCTGAATTAATCATATTCACAGGAACTCTCATGGCAAATGAAAAGCAGCGGATGCAAAGTTATCTGGCGCTTAAATACGGTATCAGTCTCGATCAGCAGATACCAACCGATTACCTTGCCAGCAACGGAAGTGTCATCTGGAAAGCTTCAGATAATGGCAATTTCAACAATCATATAACAGGCATTGGTCGCGATGATGTAAGTACATTGTATCAGAAACAAAGCTGCAACTCCGATGCTTCGAATTTCGGCAGTATGGTTGCTATTGGCCTGGGTGCTTTGCAAGCTTCGAATGCGTTAAACAGTAACAGCATTGTTGCAAATAGTAGTTTCTTGTTGTGGGCTGACAACGGGCTTAATGGAACTACAGGCATACAGTATTACCGGAACAATAATCGGGTTGAAGGTACCCGCTTGAAACGCGTATGGAAAGTGAGCAGCACCGGTGGCATGAATGCCTTGCAGATGAAGTTCTTTTTGAAAGATATTATGCCCGATGTGAACAGCGAAAATTTCAGACTCATCATTGGCGATGACGAAAATTTTGATCCTCAAACAAACCGCGTAGTTGATTTCGCAGCTATCAATAAAACAGATCTGACGGTGACATTTGATAATATATATCTGAACAACGGAGAGTATTTTACTTTAGTTGTTGGTTATACCGGTCCCGGCGGCCTGCCGCTTGCCGACATGAATTTGTGGCTCAAAACAGACGGAGGCGAGTTTGGATATAGTTTTAATTTTAATAATGTATGGGCAGATAAAAGCGGTAAGGGAAATAATATGGGCCGGTCCATTGCAAATTGGAATACACCTACAGAATATCCTGACAGATCCATCAATTATAATCCTACGGTAAGTTTTGATGGATACAATGATTATTTGTTCAGGACTGGCGGGATTTTAGGCACATCGACTTATACCAATGCACATGTGTTTTCTGTAAATACTATTGAAAGAACCGATAATAGTTTCCTTTTCGATGAAAATCTTCCCTCAGGGTTTTTCAGATGTGAAATGCCCTGGGCAAACTCAATTAGCTGGTGGGCCAACAATACAAATGCCACAAACATAACATGGAACTTAATTAACCCCTCTCAGAAACCGGACATCTGGCATCTGGGAAGCGAAAGCTTAAATCAAGGTGTAATCGACAGAAATGGGAAAAATCTAAGTAGCGTCAATACCTCCATTATTTCATTTACTGGTGCGAATAATAATTTCTATCTGGGGGCGAACAGTGGGGGGAATTATATGAAAACGAACCTCTCAGAACTAATGATCTATACCGGCACCCTGTCGGATAACGAGCGGCAGCGCGTTCAATCATATCTGGCAATAAAGTATGGCATCAGCCTCGATCAAACAACACCAACCAATTATCTGGCAAGCGACGGTAGTGTTATCTGGGATGCTTCGCAGAACACTGATTACAATAACAGCATTACTGGCATTGGCCGCGACGACGGAGGAATGCTCAACCAAAAGCAAAGCCGCAATTCGGAAACTGCAGATAATGGAAATATTGTAGCGATTGGAGTCGGCCTCATCGCGCCGAACAATGCAAGTAATTACTGTAGTTTTAAGAAAAATTTGAGCTTTTTGCTCTGGGGCGATAACGGTCTTAGTGGAACTCAAACAACCGAACTGCCTCCTGCTTTATCGTTGAAGACCCGCCTTAAGCGTGAATGGAATGTAAGAGTAACCGGTACGGGCGAGAGAGTTGAACTCAAATTTTTTGTACGCGACCTGGTGAATAATGCGACCACAGCTGATTTCAAATTGATGATTGATGATGATGGCGATTTCTCCAATGGAAACACAAGTGTGATTGCTGCAGGTGTATGGAACGATAATACCAAAGAGGTTACCTTTAACAATGTCACTTTTACTGATGGTCAGTATTTCACGTTAATCTTACCTCAAAAAATTCGTACAAGTACATTGGCGGCTGCCGATGAAGGCGTATTGTGCACGGGTGGAACACTTGAACTTTACGCTCTTGTTGACAATGCTGTATCATGGAGCTGGACCGGCCCGAATGGTTTTTCTTCTACCCGGCAAAATCCGGTTATAGAAAACGTGACCACCGCCAACAGTGGATTATACCATGTGGCTGCCACAACCCCTGCCGGCATTGAAAACGATGACGTAGATGTGGAAGTAATTGAACCTGCGGCACCGGTAATTAACAGCAGCAGCCGGATATGCAATGGTGGTACCTTGCAGTTGAATGCGGCATCCGTGGCCGTTCCCGGCAACGGGCAGATAGCACTCAACGGCATCAGCCAGTATGTCGTCACGCCCAACCTTCGCGATCATTTCCCGACAAAAGATCTTACACTGGAGTTGTGGTTCAAACCGTCGTCTGCAGGAGTCGTCATTGCCGAAGGCGGCACACAGAACCCGACCTTATGCAGTAGCCAGCTTACTATCCTTGAGTCGGGCGAACTTTTGGCTCATTTCGGTTCATTGGGTACTGTTTCACTTGGTATTGTTGCATGGGAAACATGGAATCATGTAGCGCTGTGTTATAACGCAAGTACAACAGAATTCAAGGGTGTACTAAATGGTATTTCTTCCGAAGAAGTTGTAACAGGAGTAAAACAAATGCCATGGGAGATAAACAACGGCAACGATTTGGTATATGCTCTCGGAGCGGGTTGGGATGCCGACAAAAACAGCGTCACCTATTTCAAAGGAGAAATTGATGAGTTCAGGGTGTGGAATGCCTGTTTATCGGAGGCGGAATTAGAAGACTGGATGTACGATGAGGTGGATGCAAGTCACCCCCGATACAACAGCTTATGCGCGTATTACAAATTTAATTCGGGTTTTGAATTAGTTGATACCAAAGGCGGACATAGCGCACTTATTCCAAATAATTTCACAGTTGCGCCCACAATTGGAGAACGATATACCTGGTACGGACCTGACGATTTTTATGCTGACATCAAAGACCCGCAAATTGGTGGTTTCAGCACAGTGAAGGAGGGAACTTATTCGGTGGCCGTTACCGATGAATCAGGATGTAAGAGTCAGCCGGCTACAGTAACAGTTATGATGAACGCCCTGAGCACGCCTTTGCTGAGTATTGCTGCAAACACTGCATGGCCTGTATGTCAGGGTGCAAGTGTCAGCTTCACGGCAACGCCGGTATTCGGAGGTGCGGCACCTGTATATCAGTGGCTGCTCAACGGTAACAGTATAGGAAATAACAGCTCCACCTTTGTAAGCACAACACTTGCCAATAACGATGTGGTGAGTTGTACGATGGTATCCAATGCAAGCTGCCTTAATACTGCAACTGCAACATCTAATGCCATTACCATTTCTGTATTTATCTATCCACCACCGTTTGTTTCAGACAACAGCCCGGTTTGCGAGGGCGGTCTCCTGAATATGCAGGCTAATGCACCAAACAACGGAGCTATTTCCCTTAACGGAACGTCGCAATATATTACAGTGGAACAAACCGTGGATCTTCAAACACCCGGTAATTTCACATACGAAATGTGGGTAAATCCCACGAATTTTTCAGCCTTTAATACCTACTTTGAAAATGGCAATTTAGCCAATTATAACGGGCTTTTACTGAGACAGGATTCCCCAGCCACAATGGGGCTGTATATAAACAATGGAACCCAATCCGGATATACAACCAGCACACTTAGCTATGCTCCGCCGACAGGCAGATGGACTCATTTAGCGCTTGTGCGCTCCGGCAGCACTCTTTCGCTTTATGCCAATAGTACATTAGTGGGCAATTTCACTAACAATACCAGACAAATACTCAGCACTGATGGACTGCGGATAGGGAGTTCTGCACATACAGGGGGGCAACTTTTTAACGGCAGTATTGATGAATTCCGTTTCTGGAAGGCTGCGGTTAATCCTGC
It contains:
- a CDS encoding LamG-like jellyroll fold domain-containing protein, with translation MTTINNITVVAAPLRPPTDPRTMTVCYNQPVKLSVSGLVPGGGGIALDGTQSVDVLPGAGIDISNNFTVEFWIKPSELSPYFVYFDYSANLRPGMKLIQDGGNIRLIYAGNSLGEYSYTPQVNVWTHLAVVRQGYDFRIYADGMQLCSFTSSAGYLEQGADLTIGSVDHPIWDFFFKGSIDEFRFWNAAVTDQNRSDWMHREVDDTHPDYSNLKVYMKFNATNTLQSSVGNFTAQPHSGYTAVPSDYFIYTWTGPYAPAPSAGEVQITTAGLTTPATYSVVASGGSCTISDAVTINVVFLPAPQATVSGSACSGQPITLTASGPISGAINLNGTSQYIAVAHDVKLQTPGDFTYEMWVNPTSFSAYNTYFENGNLANYNGLLLRQDSPSTIGLYINNGTQNGYTASTINYVPPLGVWTHLALVRSSGTISLYANSTLVGNFTANTRQILSTDGLRIGSSAHATGQLFKGSIDEFHFWNVAITPADLRFWMYQGWLPTHPNIPNLKLMLRFETGNELVPVSFNLWPATVSAPNLFTAAVAELISYATFTWTGPNAPLPSANKVQTTTAGIMSPYPYIVYGTTANGCNTPPDTADAAGIASPVPAPVASAIWQMQDGQPIELTASGMVPGGGFIQLDGSTQSVNVTHAADLQMSRDFTYEMWVYPTSTGGKQTYFANGTDGWYSPKTILLRQESSKISCSINGETFQITYAPPQNSWTHLALIRSGSTISLYANANKIGDFTTTSNSTILPNSGLFIGRTDSPSNFFKGSIDEFRFWNNKSLTETELRNWMYIEVTPSHPSYSFLTVYLQFNVGRHLIDSKGAHTVTDQGGCLSLPANTYTYNWSGPNSPTATTNEISTSTAGVNLPAQYRVSCTDAAGCTSQQSVPVNIKAYANPGGLPAYNTLLWLCADKGVSGNGTITSWVDQGLKSHILNQATAASQPAINTTSKLINYNPSLTFDGTNDFMKCNEGILGTAQYNSLHVFTVKKNKLITTEVLFSEVCSPELISAHLPWNDGRIYFDAGGVTYNRSSVPWGSVNNIPNTWELGFEKISNTEVICRDGKNIFQANATTALPFIGTNQPFLLGTSGAANYSSMDLSEFFIYAGTISENERQRVQSYFAIKYGISLDQTTPTNYLASDGTLIWDATANAGYNYHITGIGLDRLSGLCQKQSRNSDSTANGNMLAVGLGEVLFSNMFSGYKFSSDKNFVLWGDNGAQGTRILNVYNGNVIIPQSCLSRTWKAGVTGDLNAVQLKFFLKDIANAASKDVFKLLISPSPDFDPAQCNPIEASAWDNNTGELTFDGVIFTDGNYFTVVVGSPGPGGLPLANTRLWLKADADIAANNNLVNQWKDQSQNGFIIEQNFANSQPTINASSSLMNYNPTIRFDGSDDYMKLDGGILGTAVYNNMQIFAVKVAHGIQNDHLFYENCIPDRLCAHMPWNDANIYYDAGDGNPATNRGYCNWGGTIDVPYIWELGFSNSSKEKSIFRNGVRIGYNNSNSTIAFQGQGNSFYLGTSAGNTGYSKMDLAELIMYSGTLSDNERLRIQSYLSLKYGVSLDQTTPTNYLAGNGVVIWDAAANSAYNFNVTGIGRDDANKLYQKQSRNSNAAVSGNMIAIGLGSIETDNISNSGEFYDDLNFMIWGDNGAATNLVAANLPPELVTTSMRLSRQWKVSVTGYDYPVQMKFFLTGIVDPAITGDLVLLIDDDGNFTNGGTREISLTSWDINTNEAIFDYVGLENGAYFTLAVLPKSPGGVPMADIKLWLKANDGLIKNGVLANGVTEWSDRSGKGNGLTSSVNPAYRPSNFSDKLINYNPTVSFDGSNDYLYKSGGILGNSTYTGTEVFAVNSSKKIKEQYVFSEACNTQSYSLALPCANNGAYYSLGNANTQIYAPDWEGTLGTPYIWNCESSTTQSGSFSINKNGMMLPTSAGSAAQNVTGNGSPLYIGSDANGSYAEMDLSELIIFTGTLMANEKQRMQSYLALKYGISLDQQIPTDYLASNGSVIWKASDNGNFNNHITGIGRDDVSTLYQKQSCNSDASNFGSMVAIGLGALQASNALNSNSIVANSSFLLWADNGLNGTTGIQYYRNNNRVEGTRLKRVWKVSSTGGMNALQMKFFLKDIMPDVNSENFRLIIGDDENFDPQTNRVVDFAAINKTDLTVTFDNIYLNNGEYFTLVVGYTGPGGLPLADMNLWLKTDGGEFGYSFNFNNVWADKSGKGNNMGRSIANWNTPTEYPDRSINYNPTVSFDGYNDYLFRTGGILGTSTYTNAHVFSVNTIERTDNSFLFDENLPSGFFRCEMPWANSISWWANNTNATNITWNLINPSQKPDIWHLGSESLNQGVIDRNGKNLSSVNTSIISFTGANNNFYLGANSGGNYMKTNLSELMIYTGTLSDNERQRVQSYLAIKYGISLDQTTPTNYLASDGSVIWDASQNTDYNNSITGIGRDDGGMLNQKQSRNSETADNGNIVAIGVGLIAPNNASNYCSFKKNLSFLLWGDNGLSGTQTTELPPALSLKTRLKREWNVRVTGTGERVELKFFVRDLVNNATTADFKLMIDDDGDFSNGNTSVIAAGVWNDNTKEVTFNNVTFTDGQYFTLILPQKIRTSTLAAADEGVLCTGGTLELYALVDNAVSWSWTGPNGFSSTRQNPVIENVTTANSGLYHVAATTPAGIENDDVDVEVIEPAAPVINSSSRICNGGTLQLNAASVAVPGNGQIALNGISQYVVTPNLRDHFPTKDLTLELWFKPSSAGVVIAEGGTQNPTLCSSQLTILESGELLAHFGSLGTVSLGIVAWETWNHVALCYNASTTEFKGVLNGISSEEVVTGVKQMPWEINNGNDLVYALGAGWDADKNSVTYFKGEIDEFRVWNACLSEAELEDWMYDEVDASHPRYNSLCAYYKFNSGFELVDTKGGHSALIPNNFTVAPTIGERYTWYGPDDFYADIKDPQIGGFSTVKEGTYSVAVTDESGCKSQPATVTVMMNALSTPLLSIAANTAWPVCQGASVSFTATPVFGGAAPVYQWLLNGNSIGNNSSTFVSTTLANNDVVSCTMVSNASCLNTATATSNAITISVFIYPPPFVSDNSPVCEGGLLNMQANAPNNGAISLNGTSQYITVEQTVDLQTPGNFTYEMWVNPTNFSAFNTYFENGNLANYNGLLLRQDSPATMGLYINNGTQSGYTTSTLSYAPPTGRWTHLALVRSGSTLSLYANSTLVGNFTNNTRQILSTDGLRIGSSAHTGGQLFNGSIDEFRFWKAAVNPANLAAWMNKEVTSAHPDYANLKAYFKFNNGALLTDSKDNHTVTNYGCMGVNESFPACSYFWSGPNGYTSSLQNPAITGLTTNQAGMYFVYYTTIDGCRSQATYRDIALAPALPPPTFTSNSPVCEGGRLNLQAIAPNSGAISLDGTSQYIAVEQAVDLQTPGNFTYEMWVNPSSFTQYNTYFENGNLNNYNGLLLRQDSPTAMYLYINDGTQSGYVASLLAYAPPIGVWTHLALVRSSGTITLYVNGNFQGNFAANSRPILSTDGLRIGSPTHTGGQFFKGSIDEFRFWNVAINPANHAAWMNKELTSAHPEYANLIAYFKFNNGALLTDSKGNHIATNYGCMSVNESFPAYSYFWSGPNGFTSSLQNPAITGLTTNQAGMYFVNYTAGNGCRSQATYRDIVLAPAPSPPTFTTNSPVCEGGLLNLQAIAPNNGAISLDGTSQYIAVAQAVDLQTPGNFTYEIWVNPSSFSQYNTYFENGNINNYNGLLLRQDSPTAMYLYIGNGAPNSFTYSAINYAPPLGVWTHLALVRSSGNISLSLLSDKNTEYYFANRNK